A stretch of the Perca flavescens isolate YP-PL-M2 chromosome 3, PFLA_1.0, whole genome shotgun sequence genome encodes the following:
- the LOC114550032 gene encoding claudin-4, with product MERQLELAALGLALTGWLCAILTRCLALWKVSGTLDNTTATLPAYWDGVWLEWDHWDLAHDGSLHCSFYQSLMSLSGSFRTWRALIMAAIGAGAFAAVIGAAGAVWFPTRGQVKVFSGTLFVLSGILLLIPTAWTCHHTSQPLEGAVLLRRDWGPALYLGWISFVLMVSGGVFLTTRCPTGERQAQPPEESTNPNLEEATHPLSQINRTTFTHSQYGRRSEPI from the coding sequence ATGGAGCGGCAGCTGGAGCTCGCTGCCCTCGGTCTGGCTCTCACAGGGTGGCTTTGTGCCATTCTGACACGCTGCCTGGCCCTGTGGAAGGTGAGCGGCACCCTGGACAACACCACGGCTACTCTGCCCGCCTACTGGGATGGGGTGTGGCTGGAATGGGATCACTGGGATTTGGCCCACGATGGCAGCTTGCACTGCTCCTTCTACCagtctctcatgtctctctctGGAAGCTTTCGGACGTGGAGAGCCCTCATCATGGCTGCCATCGGAGCCGGGGCTTTTGCTGCGGTGATAGGAGCAGCGGGGGCGGTGTGGTTCCCTACGCGTGGCCAGGTCAAAGTGTTTTCTGGTACTCTCTTTGTTTTGTCTGGGATCCTGCTGTTGATTCCCACAGCCTGGACGTGCCATCACACCAGTCAGCCACTGGAGGGTGCTGTGCTGCTGAGAAGAGATTGGGGACCAGCGCTGTACCTGGGATGGATCTCCTTTGTGTTGATGGTGTCTGGAGGGGTGTTTCTCACCACCAGATGCCCCACTGGCGAAAGGCAGGCGCAGCCTCCTGAAGAGAGCACCAACCCCAATCTTGAGGAGGCTACTCACCCACTGAGCCAAATCAACAGGACTACGTTCACACACAGCCAGTATGGACGCAGATCAGAGCCTATCTGA
- the cldnj gene encoding claudin-4, with product MAVQELGISLSMIGVAGTILICALPMWKVTAFIGTHLVVMQVFWEGLWMTCVSEYTGQLQCKLYDALLDLSPDLQAARGLICISLVLGCLGFLIFLLGARCTNCLSHPRIKARVVVSSGAIFCLAALATIVAVSWTANSIINDFHNPRVPEVLKRELGAAIYIGFVTSGLLFCGGAILCTSCPPRRARFPSSGYTLARTPTHSSYAIKNYV from the coding sequence ATGGCTGTGCAGGAGCTGGGCATCAGCCTGTCCATGATAGGCGTCGCCGGGACCATCCTGATCTGCGCTCTGCCCATGTGGAAGGTGACGGCCTTCATCGGCACCCACCTGGTGGTCATGCAGGTGTTCTGGGAAGGTCTTTGGATGAcctgtgtcagtgagtacacaggtcagctgcagtgtaagcTCTACGACGCCCTGCTGGATCTGTCGCCAGACCTCCAGGCGGCCCGCGGCCTCATTTGCATCAGCCTGGTGCTGGGATGTTTGGGattcctcatcttcctcctggGAGCCCGCTGCACCAACTGCCTGAGCCACCCGAGGATCAAAGCTCGGGTGGTGGTGAGCTCAGGGGCCATCTTCTGCCTGGCAGCGCTCGCCACCATCGTTGCCGTTTCCTGGACGGCCAACTCCATCATCAACGACTTCCACAACCCGCGCGTCCCTGAGGTGCTGAAGAGGGAGCTCGGAGCAGCCATATATATCGGCTTTGTGACATCCGGGCTGCTGTTCTGCGGGGGAGCCATTCTGTGCACAAGCTGCCCACCGCGGAGGGCCAGGTTCCCTTCCAGTGGGTACACACTGGCCaggacacccacacacagcagCTATGCCATCAAGAACTATGTGTGA
- the sbds gene encoding ribosome maturation protein SBDS — protein MSIFTPTNQIRLTNVAVVRMKKGGKRFEIACYKNKVMNWRAGAEKDLDEVLQTSSVFVNVSKGQVAKKDDLTKCFGTDDLTEICKQILAKGELQVSDKERHSQLETMFRDIATIVAEKCVNPETKRPYTVNLIEQAMKDIHYSVKANKSTKQQALEVIRQLKESMEIQRAHMRLRLVLPAKEAKRLKEKLKTLLQVVESEDFDEELEMVCLVDPGCFREIDELIRCETKGRGTLEVLSLKDVEEGDEKF, from the exons atgtcTATATTTACGCCAACGAATCAAATACGGCTGACAAATGTGGCGGTGGTAAGGATGAAGAAAGGAGGGAAGCGATTTGAAATCGCCTGCTACAAGAATAAAGTTATGAACTGGAGAGCAGGAGC AGAGAAAGACCTGGATGAGGTTTTGCAGACAAGCTCGGTCTTCGTTAATGTGTCCAAAGGTCAGGTGGCTAAGAAGGATGACTTGACCAAATGTTTTGGGACAGATGATCTGACAGAAATCTGTAAACAG ATCCTGGCCAAAGGAGAGCTCCAAGTGTCCGACAAGGAAAGGCATTCTCAGCTGGAGACAATGTTCAGGGACATTGCAACTATTGTGGCAGAGAAGTGTGTCAACCCTGAGACCAAGAGGCCGTATACAGTCAATCTCATTGAGCAGGCGATGAAGGACATCCACTACTCTGTAAAGGCCAACAAGAGCACTAAACAGCAG GCTCTGGAAGTGATCCGGCAGCTGAAGGAGTCCATGGAGATCCAGAGAGCCCACATGAGGCTGCGCTTGGTGCTGCCAGCCAAGGAGGCCAAGAGGCTGAAGGAGAAGCTGAAGACTCTCCTGCAGGTTGTGGAGAGTGAAGACTTTGATGAGGAGCTGGAAATG GTGTGTCTGGTGGATCCCGGCTGCTTCAGGGAGATCGACGAGCTGATCCGCTGTGAGACTAAAGGCCGAGGTACTCTGGAGGTTCTCAGTCTGAAGGAtgtggaggagggagatgaGAAATTCTAG